A stretch of the Aphanothece sacrum FPU1 genome encodes the following:
- a CDS encoding NUDIX hydrolase, whose amino-acid sequence MSNQKESPTYLQQRLFYRGRKFNFDVHTLRLPNGVEGNWECIRHPGGALAVPITSEGKLVLVKQYRFAIEGRILEFPAGTLEVNEDASITIQREIEEETGYHAHKWNYLGQFPLAPGYSDEYIYAFLAQDLEKLEKPPQQDDDEDIEVILMSFDEFEQAILTGELIDAKSIASFFMAKLWLIEEDKR is encoded by the coding sequence ATGTCTAATCAAAAAGAATCGCCAACTTATTTACAACAACGTCTCTTTTATAGAGGACGAAAATTTAATTTTGATGTTCATACTTTACGTTTACCGAATGGGGTTGAGGGTAACTGGGAGTGTATTCGTCATCCTGGAGGGGCCTTAGCAGTTCCTATTACATCAGAAGGTAAACTGGTATTAGTGAAACAATATCGTTTTGCGATAGAAGGACGTATTTTAGAATTTCCGGCCGGAACTCTTGAAGTTAATGAAGATGCGTCTATTACTATTCAACGAGAAATAGAAGAAGAAACGGGATATCATGCTCACAAATGGAATTATTTAGGTCAATTTCCTCTGGCCCCTGGTTATTCTGATGAATATATTTATGCTTTTTTAGCACAAGATTTAGAAAAATTAGAGAAACCACCTCAACAGGATGATGATGAAGATATTGAAGTTATTTTAATGAGTTTTGATGAATTTGAACAGGCAATTTTAACTGGAGAATTAATTGATGCTAAATCAATTGCTAGTTTTTTCATGGCTAAATTATGGTTAATTGAAGAAGATAAGAGGTAG
- a CDS encoding Uma2 family endonuclease, with translation MTTTQTLSPSHTHPNNEIIYPQGEFWSDEPPLETNLHLTQIILLIKCLEWLWQDREDYFATGNLTIYYSPNQKKSEFFRGPDFFVVLGTTRNLKRKSWVVWQEEGKYPNVIIEILSDSTAKTDREEKKEIYQNTFRTPDYFWFEPYSLEFEGYTLIRGKYQPIEPNEQGWLWSEELGLYLGIYEDKLRYFSANGELIPTPEEAAIQQKQQKEYERQQKELALQQQEYERQQKEYERQQKELALKKIEELTAKLRELGINSDEV, from the coding sequence ATGACGACAACTCAAACCCTATCTCCTAGCCATACTCACCCCAACAATGAGATAATCTATCCTCAAGGAGAATTTTGGAGTGATGAACCCCCATTGGAAACTAACTTACATCTGACTCAAATTATTTTATTGATTAAATGTTTAGAATGGCTATGGCAAGATAGAGAAGATTACTTTGCCACAGGGAATTTAACAATTTATTATAGTCCCAATCAAAAGAAATCAGAATTCTTTCGTGGCCCCGATTTTTTTGTAGTATTAGGAACAACTAGAAACCTAAAGCGGAAAAGTTGGGTAGTGTGGCAAGAAGAGGGAAAATATCCTAATGTAATTATTGAAATATTATCTGATAGTACTGCTAAAACAGATAGGGAGGAAAAGAAAGAAATTTATCAAAATACTTTTAGAACTCCTGATTATTTTTGGTTTGAGCCTTATAGTTTAGAGTTTGAAGGATATACATTAATTAGAGGAAAATATCAACCCATTGAACCCAATGAACAAGGATGGTTATGGAGTGAGGAATTGGGCTTATATTTAGGAATTTATGAAGATAAATTACGTTATTTTAGTGCTAATGGGGAATTAATCCCAACGCCTGAAGAAGCGGCCATTCAACAAAAGCAACAGAAGGAATATGAACGTCAACAAAAAGAATTAGCCTTGCAACAACAGGAATATGAACGGCAACAGAAAGAATATGAACGTCAACAAAAAGAATTAGCCTTGAAAAAGATAGAGGAATTAACAGCAAAATTAAGAGAATTAGGCATTAATTCCGATGAAGTTTAA
- the folK gene encoding 2-amino-4-hydroxy-6-hydroxymethyldihydropteridine diphosphokinase: MDKAKCAIALGSNLGDSLLILEKTITLLSETPSIDLISHSHWYKTAPIGPPQPDYLNGCAILETCLIPEALLQILLNIEQQFGRIRREKWGPRTLDLDLLLYGDFILETPILQVPHPGMIERAFVLVPLSEIAPNWIHPVAKKTIIELLNKVNCEGVNLYQPRDYNFLN; the protein is encoded by the coding sequence ATGGATAAAGCTAAATGTGCGATTGCTTTAGGAAGTAATTTAGGAGATTCTTTACTCATTTTGGAGAAAACAATTACTCTTTTATCCGAAACCCCATCAATTGATTTAATTTCTCATTCTCATTGGTATAAAACCGCCCCCATTGGCCCACCTCAACCCGATTATCTCAATGGTTGTGCTATCCTAGAAACTTGTTTAATCCCGGAAGCATTATTACAAATTCTCCTTAATATTGAACAACAATTTGGGCGAATTCGTCGAGAAAAATGGGGACCAAGAACCCTAGATTTGGATTTATTATTATATGGTGATTTCATCTTAGAAACTCCTATTTTACAAGTTCCTCATCCTGGTATGATAGAACGGGCATTTGTATTAGTCCCTTTGTCCGAAATTGCACCAAATTGGATACATCCAGTTGCAAAAAAAACGATCATTGAACTACTTAATAAGGTAAACTGTGAAGGTGTTAATCTTTATCAACCTAGAGACTATAATTTCTTAAATTAA
- a CDS encoding XisI protein, which translates to MEKLEKYRHYVKQLITEYSQIGASKDPIEQQLIFDTVNDHYQLMYVGWQNRKRYHGCVLHLDIKNSKIWIQHDGTEIGIANELVNLGVPNEDIVLAFHEPLVRQYTGFAVG; encoded by the coding sequence ATGGAAAAATTAGAAAAATATCGTCACTATGTTAAACAATTGATTACCGAATATTCTCAGATAGGAGCATCAAAAGATCCTATTGAACAACAGTTAATTTTTGATACCGTTAACGATCATTATCAATTAATGTATGTGGGTTGGCAAAATAGAAAAAGATATCATGGTTGTGTCTTACATCTTGACATTAAAAATAGCAAAATTTGGATTCAACATGATGGAACGGAGATTGGAATTGCCAATGAATTAGTTAATTTAGGTGTTCCTAATGAGGATATTGTTTTAGCTTTTCATGAACCTTTAGTTAGACAATATACAGGGTTCGCAGTAGGTTAA
- a CDS encoding IS4 family transposase, which produces MLPEIYNNHLTKYLKKSEYLILLIMIELVQVYRKIRFYELASYFPSPILFESKRKKLKRFFEIPCLTIEGVWIPIIKQWLKQSFSTGDVLHIAIDRTQWGLINILMVSLVIDNRGIPLYFELLDHIGNSNFDTQKSILARILLFLKEYKIVVLGDREFCSVELAKWLHGQKRVYYALRLKKSNYIEVEKEMWTRLKDLGLSSGMSLFYQGVKVTKTKGFIGSNIVAKWKKKYRGIETKEAWFIITNLTSIDETIDAYKKRFCIEEMFRDFKKGGYDLERTKLTGHRLTSLIILITLAYSMATFSGKIIKEKGLAKYVGRVRKNKKMRRRHSNFYIGLHGKDWVDSCDLFTVEAQALMQLSPEKRAYYRRGRRAISLIKSSL; this is translated from the coding sequence ATGTTACCAGAAATTTATAACAACCATTTAACAAAGTATCTGAAAAAATCGGAATATTTAATACTGTTAATCATGATAGAATTAGTGCAAGTATATAGGAAAATTAGGTTTTATGAGTTAGCTAGTTATTTTCCCAGTCCCATTTTATTTGAAAGTAAGAGAAAAAAGTTAAAACGGTTTTTCGAGATTCCTTGTTTGACAATTGAAGGAGTATGGATACCTATCATAAAACAGTGGTTAAAGCAATCATTTAGTACAGGAGATGTCTTACATATTGCCATAGATAGAACCCAATGGGGGTTGATTAATATTTTGATGGTAAGTCTGGTAATTGATAATAGAGGAATTCCCTTATATTTTGAGTTGCTAGATCACATCGGTAATAGTAACTTTGACACACAGAAAAGTATATTAGCCCGAATATTACTCTTTCTAAAAGAATATAAAATAGTTGTCTTAGGGGATAGAGAATTCTGCTCAGTTGAACTAGCAAAATGGTTACATGGACAAAAAAGAGTTTATTATGCACTCAGATTGAAGAAAAGCAACTATATTGAAGTAGAAAAGGAAATGTGGACGCGACTAAAAGATTTAGGATTATCTTCAGGAATGTCTTTATTTTATCAAGGAGTTAAAGTTACGAAAACAAAAGGATTTATAGGCAGTAATATAGTGGCGAAATGGAAAAAGAAGTATAGAGGAATAGAGACAAAAGAAGCTTGGTTTATTATCACAAATTTAACCAGTATTGATGAGACGATTGACGCTTATAAAAAGAGATTTTGTATTGAGGAAATGTTTCGGGATTTTAAGAAAGGTGGTTATGATTTAGAAAGAACGAAATTAACAGGACATCGCCTTACTTCCTTAATTATATTGATTACTCTAGCTTATTCAATGGCAACATTTTCTGGAAAAATTATTAAAGAGAAAGGATTGGCAAAATATGTGGGGAGAGTCAGAAAAAACAAGAAAATGCGACGGAGACACAGTAACTTTTATATCGGTCTTCATGGAAAAGATTGGGTTGACTCTTGTGATTTATTTACCGTTGAAGCCCAGGCATTAATGCAATTAAGCCCCGAAAAACGCGCCTATTATCGACGAGGACGACGGGCTATATCCCTGATTAAGTCTAGCTTATAG
- a CDS encoding XisH family protein, whose protein sequence is MSAKDIFHDAVRKGLEKEGWLITDDPLRLEVGDVEMYVDLGAEQLLAAEKDSEKIAVEIKSFIGKSSISEFHTAIGQCLNYRIALEEKQPERRLYLAIPSDIYYSFFELRFIQTVIKQLQIHLIIYDPIEEVIVEWKN, encoded by the coding sequence ATGTCTGCCAAAGATATTTTTCATGATGCAGTGAGAAAAGGATTAGAAAAAGAGGGTTGGCTGATTACCGATGACCCTTTAAGGCTTGAAGTGGGTGATGTTGAAATGTATGTTGATTTAGGAGCAGAACAACTTTTAGCCGCAGAAAAAGACTCAGAAAAAATAGCTGTTGAAATTAAAAGTTTTATTGGTAAATCCAGTATTTCAGAATTTCATACAGCCATTGGACAATGTTTGAACTATCGCATTGCTTTAGAAGAAAAACAACCCGAAAGACGGTTATATTTAGCTATTCCTTCAGATATTTATTATAGTTTTTTTGAGTTGCGATTTATTCAAACCGTTATTAAACAATTGCAAATTCACTTAATTATTTACGATCCCATTGAGGAGGTTATTGTCGAATGGAAAAATTAG
- a CDS encoding efflux RND transporter permease subunit — MKQSLRENLNISRLAIKYARITLFFWIAVAVAGMFAFSSLKYALFPEVPFPVVIVNASATLDTTQVTESKLTNPIETSLRSLSGAEVFSSTYPGQAVINVAFSGGSNLDDSTKAVETALKNVSLPPNATLEVIPFNLNESIVVTYAISSENQSLESVAQIVRNKIVPSLEKISGLLRVDLLGDGNFRETKIENTPTTNPPTLIQFNKTDSLALQIVKRADANTLDVMSQVEQVMGQVKKSLPELQFNLGDTPAGYIEEATNATIEALIGAIVLAVLIIFFFLKNFESTLITALAIPISLLGTFIVMAIAGFNLETITLLGLALVIGIIVDDAIVDVENISRHIDLGESPRQAAIEGTDEIGLTVTVSTLTLAAVFLPIAFIGGNLGQFFKPFGITVAASVLISLLVARTLSPVLAIYWMKPNPIKATKKSLTDSFLVPIYRKLLIWSLSHRKLVIGIAMVSFVAGVSLIPLIPKGFIPKLDRGEFNIIYTLPTPKIPARFLKNIEANKTDDSGSSLLGEIAKSPESFLLRKTYRVGKKLEGIALDNANVESAYIIAGFQGNPLKGKIHVQLKSDRQLNTSEMQEKIREKLPPLKGGTISIEDILFVETGDDAPLKVALLGENLQTLNQTAETLKKQLKDIPGLVDIKISGDKNNLIIEHFQQQRVVYITANLLEEVGLGDVTNKVVKTAKTIVPSGVKLDVQGASAQVRSIFQEFGFALILAIICMLTVLYIPFGRWLEPLVVVLSLPLSIVGAMFGLLITQSEFGMISLIGLIFLLGLLNKNAVLLMDYINQLRQRGISRYEAILTTGETRLRPIVMTTASTILGMLPIALGLGAGAELRQPMAVAIIGGLITSSLLSLIVVPVLYTLLEDSWGKLSVNKFKQIQK; from the coding sequence ATGAAACAATCCTTGCGAGAAAACTTAAATATTTCTCGTTTAGCTATTAAATACGCACGAATTACTTTATTTTTCTGGATTGCTGTGGCTGTTGCGGGAATGTTTGCCTTTAGTTCTCTCAAATACGCCCTTTTTCCTGAAGTTCCTTTTCCGGTTGTTATTGTTAATGCTAGTGCGACCTTAGACACTACCCAAGTCACTGAGTCCAAATTAACTAATCCTATTGAAACCTCTTTGCGATCGCTGTCTGGGGCAGAGGTATTTTCTTCTACCTATCCAGGACAAGCAGTTATTAATGTAGCTTTTTCCGGAGGTTCTAACCTAGATGATTCTACAAAAGCTGTAGAAACTGCTTTAAAAAATGTCTCTTTGCCTCCGAATGCTACTCTAGAGGTCATTCCTTTTAACTTAAATGAATCAATAGTTGTTACTTATGCAATTTCGAGTGAAAACCAATCTCTAGAAAGTGTCGCTCAAATTGTTAGAAATAAAATCGTTCCTTCCCTAGAAAAAATATCTGGTTTGCTTCGGGTTGATTTATTAGGAGATGGTAATTTTAGAGAAACAAAAATAGAAAATACTCCTACTACTAACCCTCCTACTTTAATTCAGTTTAATAAAACCGATAGTTTAGCCCTACAAATTGTTAAACGGGCCGATGCTAATACTTTAGATGTGATGAGTCAGGTAGAGCAAGTCATGGGACAAGTCAAAAAAAGCTTACCTGAGCTACAATTCAATTTAGGAGATACCCCAGCCGGTTATATTGAAGAAGCTACTAATGCTACTATTGAAGCTCTAATTGGGGCGATTGTTTTAGCTGTTTTAATTATTTTCTTCTTTTTAAAGAATTTTGAGTCTACTTTAATTACAGCTTTAGCTATTCCTATCTCATTGTTAGGAACATTTATTGTGATGGCTATTGCTGGATTTAACTTAGAAACTATTACACTTTTAGGTCTAGCATTAGTAATTGGTATTATTGTTGATGATGCCATTGTAGACGTTGAAAATATTTCTAGACATATTGATCTTGGAGAAAGTCCCCGTCAAGCTGCAATTGAAGGGACAGATGAAATTGGCTTAACTGTAACAGTTTCTACCTTAACTTTAGCGGCTGTTTTTCTTCCTATTGCTTTTATTGGGGGCAATTTAGGACAATTCTTTAAACCCTTTGGTATTACGGTAGCAGCATCCGTATTAATTTCTTTATTAGTGGCGCGTACTTTATCTCCAGTATTAGCTATTTATTGGATGAAACCTAATCCAATAAAAGCAACTAAAAAAAGCCTTACTGATTCTTTTTTAGTGCCAATTTATCGTAAATTATTAATTTGGTCTTTGAGTCATCGTAAGCTAGTTATTGGGATAGCTATGGTGAGTTTTGTTGCAGGAGTTAGTTTAATTCCTTTGATTCCTAAAGGATTTATTCCTAAACTTGATCGGGGAGAATTTAATATTATCTATACCTTACCAACTCCGAAAATTCCTGCAAGATTTCTCAAGAATATTGAAGCAAATAAAACCGATGATAGCGGTTCTTCTTTACTCGGAGAAATAGCTAAATCTCCAGAGAGTTTTTTATTACGAAAAACTTATAGAGTGGGTAAAAAATTAGAAGGAATAGCCTTAGACAATGCTAATGTAGAATCAGCTTATATTATCGCCGGATTTCAAGGAAATCCTTTGAAGGGAAAAATTCATGTTCAATTAAAAAGCGATCGCCAACTTAACACCAGTGAAATGCAGGAAAAAATTAGAGAAAAATTACCTCCATTAAAAGGGGGAACTATTAGTATAGAAGATATTTTATTTGTGGAAACAGGAGACGATGCACCCCTAAAAGTGGCGTTATTAGGAGAGAATTTACAAACTCTTAATCAAACAGCAGAAACTCTCAAAAAACAGCTTAAAGACATTCCTGGTTTAGTTGATATTAAAATATCTGGAGACAAAAATAATCTAATTATTGAGCATTTCCAACAACAAAGAGTTGTTTATATAACTGCTAATTTACTAGAAGAAGTTGGCTTAGGAGATGTTACTAATAAAGTCGTCAAAACAGCTAAAACTATCGTGCCATCAGGGGTTAAGTTAGATGTACAAGGTGCATCAGCACAAGTTCGTAGTATTTTTCAGGAATTTGGATTTGCATTAATTTTGGCAATTATTTGTATGTTAACTGTGTTATATATTCCGTTTGGACGGTGGTTAGAACCCTTAGTAGTGGTGTTATCTTTACCCCTTTCTATTGTCGGGGCCATGTTTGGTTTATTAATTACTCAAAGTGAGTTTGGTATGATTTCTTTAATCGGCTTAATTTTCTTATTAGGATTATTAAATAAAAATGCCGTATTATTGATGGATTATATTAATCAGTTACGACAAAGGGGAATAAGTCGTTATGAGGCGATTTTAACCACAGGAGAAACTCGTTTACGTCCCATTGTGATGACAACTGCATCAACGATTTTAGGAATGTTACCTATTGCGTTAGGATTAGGTGCAGGGGCCGAATTAAGACAACCGATGGCAGTTGCTATTATTGGAGGATTAATAACCTCATCTTTATTAAGTTTAATTGTTGTTCCTGTTTTGTATACTTTACTAGAGGATAGTTGGGGTAAATTATCAGTGAACAAATTTAAACAGATTCAAAAATAA